A stretch of Hoplias malabaricus isolate fHopMal1 chromosome 10, fHopMal1.hap1, whole genome shotgun sequence DNA encodes these proteins:
- the LOC136708562 gene encoding C-reactive protein-like, which yields MEQIRITFCSEIKHSAEDLMKCAALLLCVVLSLDSASSVSYYSYVKHVPLKPLSLSAFTLCMRISVDPRVVDAEGRETILFAYRTKDFDELTVWQEKGQLSFYMSSGTGAFFPLKPLFTFRTNLCLTWESSSGLATFWVDGRRSMLQEYRKKHRVQPGGVVILGQDPDTFYGDFDAKQSFVGEISDVNMWDFVLTERQIRAFNEKGWSEPIPNVLRWSEMEGEVNGEVLVVPESNL from the exons ATGGAGCAGATCAGGATCACGTTCTGCTCAGAGATTAAACACTCTGCAGAGGATCT GATGAAGTGTGCAGCTCTTCTCCTGTGTGTCGTCCTCTCGCTGGACTCTGCTTCCTCTG tgtCATACTATTCCTATGTGAAACACGTGCCCCTGAAACCCCTCAGTTTATCAGCTTTCACTCTGTGTATGCGGATCTCTGTGGACCCACGCGTGGTCGATGCAGAGGGCCGTGAGACCATCCTCTTCGCTTATCGCACCAAAGACTTTGACGAGCTGACCGTGTGGCAGGAGAAAGGCCAACTCTCCTTCTACATGAGCAGTGGGACAGGAGCCTTCTTCCCCCTCAAACCCCTCTTCACCTTCCGCACAAACCTGTGTCTCACCTGGGAGTCCAGCTCGGGCCTGGCCACGTTCTGGGTGGATGGGCGCCGCAGCATGCTGCAAgagtacagaaaaaaacacagagtccaGCCCGGTGGCGTGGTGATATTGGGGCAGGATCCAGACACTTTTTATGGGGATTTTGATGCGAAACAGAGTTTTGTGGGTGAGATTTCAGATGTAAACATGTGGGACTTTGTGCTGACGGAGCGACAGATCCGAGCCTTCAATGAGAAAGGCTGGTCAGAACCGATTCCAAACGTTCTCAGGTGGAGTGAAATGGAGGGTGAAGTTAACGGGGAAGTCCTTGTCGTCCCAGAGAGCAACTTATGA
- the LOC136708563 gene encoding C-reactive protein-like gives MKKHIHIFLNHCVQFHASTRESFTLCMRISVDPHVVDAEDSETILFAYCTREFEELNVWQEKGQLSFYMSSETGAIFPLKPLSTFRTNLSLTWESSSGLAAFWVDGRRSMLQEYRKKHRVRPSGVVLLGQDPDFFVGDFDEKQSFVGEISDVNMWDFVLTERQIRAFNEKGWLRLTPNVLKWSVMEGDVKGEVLVVPENNL, from the exons ATGAAGAAGCACATTCACATTTTCCTTAACCATTGTGTGCAGTTCCACGCttccaccagagag TCTTTCACTCTGTGTATGCGGATCTCCGTGGACCCACACGTGGTCGATGCAGAGGACAGTGAGACCATCCTCTTTGCTTATTGCACCAGAGAATTTGAAGAGCTGAACGTGTGGCAGGAGAAAGGTCAACTCTCCTTCTACATGAGCAGTGAGACAGGAGCCATCTTCCCCCTTAAACCACTCTCCACCTTCCGCACAAATCTGTCTCTCACCTGGGAGTCCAGCTCGGGCCTGGCCGCGTTCTGGGTGGACGGGCGCCGCAGCATGCTGCAAgagtacagaaaaaaacacagagtccGGCCCAGTGGCGTGGTGCTGCTGGGGCAGGATCCAGACTTTTTTGTTGGGGATTTTGATGAGAAACAGAGTTTTGTGGGTGAGATTTCAGACGTAAACATGTGGGACTTTGTGCTGACAGAGCGACAGATCCGAGCCTTCAATGAGAAAGGCTGGTTACGACTGACTCCAAACGTTCTCAAGTGGAGCGTAATGGAGGGTGACGTTAAGGGAGAAGTCCTTGTCGTCCCAGAGAACAACTTATGA